Within the Montipora foliosa isolate CH-2021 chromosome 11, ASM3666993v2, whole genome shotgun sequence genome, the region TACTTCTTGCTGACTCCTTGGTCTCAGGTGCTCCCTAGTTCTCTGGTAGATTGTTCCTTGAATGTCCACTGCGTAAGTTCGAGGGCGCTCCGTTGGTTGTGGCCTATTTAGCACAGTTCCCGGCTGCCAGATATTCTTCAGGGTGTTCCAGACGAATACTGGTTCTTGGTTACTAAGAGGCCTCTTATCGCTGCCAGCCTTTCTGTCGTAGAATACTGCCTGCCTTTCCTAACGTCTATGGTTAGCTTCGTGGTGAAGGTCATTATCTGGGTGTTTGGACTTCAATGTGCTTCTTCTGTCTGGGAGCGCCGTTTGTGGTTTACGTCCAAACAGCAACTCGTGGGGTGATGGCATTCGGTCATCGAGAGGAGTCGTGCGATACGTccataaggctttgtatggacaTTCTGTCTCCTCTAGTGCTTTCATCAACAGCGACTTGCAGGTTCCAATTGCTCTCTCTGCCGGGCTGTTGGCTTGATGGTGGTATGGGGAACTACAACATATCGTGATGCCGCTTTCTTTGCATTTTGATTGGAACCTTTCACTGATGTATTGAGATCCGAAGTCAGCAACGATAGTGGCTGGTAGGCCGTATTCTGCCAGGATGCTTGTGAAGTGGTTGCACACGGTGTGGCTGGTCATGTTGTTGAGGAGTCTTATCACAGGGAATCTTGAAAAGTAATCGACGACCATTAAGTACTTCTCCCCGTTAAATTCAAAAATGTCTGTGCCGAGCTTCTCCCATGGCCGGGTAGGGAGGTCTGGCTGCAAGATGGGTAGTTTGGGCTGAGCTGGGTGGTGTTTATTACATGGGTCGCAGGTCTTCACCATCTGCCTGATGTCAGTGGAGATGCCGGGCCAGAACACCGACTCTCTAGCTCGGAGGATACATTTGTTCTCTCCTTGGTGCCCTTGGTGGATTGCTTGAAGAACTTTGTTTCTCATGGCTGCTGGTATGACGATCCTGTTGCCTTTGAGCACTAGGCCATCCTCTACTGTGAGGTCACATCGAAAGTTCCAAAACTGCCATAGTTCCTGCGGGTATTGCTTTCTGTAAGGAGGCCAGCCATTGAAGATGGTATTCTTCAGTAGGTTCAGGTTAGGATCTAGTGCTGCAGAGGACTTCACTGCTGTTAGGTCAATAGGGGTAGATATGAAGTGGATATTACGCTGTGGTACAGAGTTTTCTGTCATATTCTCAGCGGTGGGTGCTGGTTTCCTGTGGCAAACTCGCGACAGGGCATCGGCGACTGGAATGGATCTTCCTTGCTTGTACTGCACATTGACGTCAAATCGTAGGCATCTAAGGAGTAGCCTCTGCAACCGGCTCGGAGCCTCATTGATGTTCTTCTTGAAAATTTGTTCCAGAGGGGAGTGATCAGTTTCAACTATTATTCTCCGGCCAAGCATGTAGTACTCAAACTTCTCTAGGCCATATGTGACTGCCAAGCACTCACGCTCAAGATTTGAATATCTTGACTCGGTGTCGGTCAGCCAGGCTCCAATGCCTGTTTTGCTTGCGTCACACTGAAGAATTGTGGGTGTATCAGGTTCTGGGTCATAGTAGGAAATAAGTTGGGATGTACAGAGTTCTTGCTTAATCCTATCGAGTGCCTGTTGGTGGTGAGGCTCCCAGCTAAATGCACGTGCTTCTTGGTTAGTTCTCGCAATGGTGATGTTAGGTCAGCCAGCTTTGTCGAGAAACGGTTCAGGTAAGTGACCATGCCCAGGATAGTCTGAAGCTCCCCTTTGATGGGCTCTTTATATTGCGAACTGCCTCAAGTTTTTCTTTCGCTGGTTGGATCCCAATCTCTGTCAGAGTGTGTCCGTAGAAGTCGACTTGTGTTTGCTTGAACGTTGTGTTTGCGAGTGGCCTTGAGCATTTCACAGAAGGCTTGATCGTGCTCTGCTGCGGTTGAACCACATACGACGATGTCATCAGCAATTCCCATTACATTAGGAATGCCCCGGTAGACCTCATAGAGTTTGCGTTGGAAGATGTCTTGGGAGAGCTTGACCCCGAAGGGTAATCGCTTAAAACGGTACCATCCGAAGGGAGTGTTAAATGTGCACAACAGGCTTGACTCGTGGTCTAAGGCTACATGCCAATAACCTTTCTTCGTGTCGACGACGGAAAAGAATTTCTTGCCATGCAGCTGCGGCAGGAGCTCATCGATCGTGCGGGTGTAATAGTGTTCTCGGCGTATACTCTTATTGAGATCCTTAGGGTCAAGGCAAAGTCTGATCTTGTTCTTGCCCTCGGGAGTTTCTTTGATGTTACACACAATTGAATTTACCCAGTCAGTTGGTCCGGTCACAGCTGTGATAACGTCATTGGCGATCATATTGTCAAGTTCCTCCTTGTATAAGGGTAGTATGTGTACTGGAACAGTGCGTGGTGGGTGGATAACTGGAACAGGATGGTCAATTAGCTGAATGTGATACTTTTCTCCTGGGAAACTGCCTAGCTTGTCGAAGCAATATTGGTACTCTTCCATGACAGTGAGATTATATAGCTGACCACATTGCGCCTCAGTTTCGGTCTTGGTTGGGGGAATGTTTTTAACTTCATCTATATTTGTTGATATTATTCCCAGGTCTTGGCACTGGCGGCACCCCAGCATGGATGGGCTTCCTTGGACTTCCACAATGTTAAATCTTATATCGGCTGACTTGTCCTTAAAAGAGACCTTTAATGTGGCGACGCCGAGGTTTTCTATCTCCGAGCCTCCATATCCTGTAAGAACATTACTGCATGGGGGAATACTGATCGGGAATGGGAAGTGTTGGAGGTCTGTGGTGGTGATTACGCAGGCGTCCGCTCCTGTATTTACGTTCAGGCTCATGCTGTGGCGTTCGTTAATCTTGGCCTTAACGTAGATCTTGTCTGGGTGGCTGTCGAGGGCGTTGAGTGAAATTTCTTGGGTTTGCTGGTCCTTAGTTAAAGTGAGAGTTCCAAGGAATACAGTAATGGGTTCTGTGTCGCTACTTTCTTCTTCTGAGCTTTCTTCATAAGCGTACGTATAACCATTATGAAAGGGGTATTCATCCTCTAGGTGTATGTCTTGGCCCTGATACTCTATGCTACTCACGATCTGATGAACCTTTTGGAGGCGTTGTTGCATGCACACTCTTGCGTAATGGCCGGTCTTGCCGCAGTGCttgcattttgaattttttgccGGGCAACTTGCTGATTTGTCATGGGCGTTTCCGCATCTGAAGCACCCTTTTGATCTGAACTGGAATCGGCCAGATTTTCCGCCAGTAGGATCTCTTTGGTTGTGGTCGCGGTAGGGAGTTTGGTGTGTGAAGGTGTTTTTAATCGAGCGTGCGGGTTCTCTTTCAACCGCGTGAAGATCTGATTTCTCTACGCTTTTGCAAATTATTTTCATATGTGCTTTAGTACTTTCCTCGACTTTCGCCAGGTCGTAGACTTGTTTGAAGGTTAGCTTGTTGCCAAGTGCTATCGCGTCTTTGCGTACTTTATCGGACGCCACGCCAAATAGAAGTGTATCTCGGAGGGTATTTTCTTTAGCGGCGGGATCGTATCCACCATCTTCTATGAATAATCGCGCTTCGGTTACGAATTCCTCAAGTGGTCTATCTCCCTGCTTTAGGCATCGCAGTTGGTATCTAGCGAGGAAATGATTACTTTGGGGCTTTGTATAGGCTTCGAGCGCCGCCATAACTGGATCGATTTTGAGGTTGTCGCCATCGCTGGCCCACGTGGTCGTGTTATATATTTCGAGGCCTTTATCGCCAATCCATAGCAGCAGCAATCTCACTTTTTTTGCCTCTTCAACTTTGTCGAGTGGGCCTTCGAAAATAAGCTCGCATTTCTGTTGGAAGAGTTTGAAACACTTGTGAATGTCCCCTGGAGTGGTCCAATCCAAAGACGGTGGTTTGAATCGATCCGCCATGTTGCTTGTGAATCTTCGAAGTAATTGTATGTTATGTACTCCCCTACTTTTGCTGGTAGGAACGTATGTTCTAATGCGTTAAATGCTTCGCCTGGAGGATCCAGTATCTTCGCAGTatcccacttctgacaccatgaaaTAAATTgaactctttctctttttactgggttgccctatggcaaacccagtcggaaaataggtagatttccgggttttttttagtatttttttccgtgagaaatgaaatgatggtagaaccaactgggatctctgaaaaaatccgagccccagatgggattcgaacccacgaccctccatgatctagtcggatgctctaaccactgagctactggagactctatggcgagcaagggtgaaatgtgggtattgactcgagctgcatcacgcagctacagagtcaaatgactgacagcatagctcataactgcatcgcgcagtcacctttaaagcatatctgagatgcggccaaccaaccacccaagtgagcgaatgtgagaatgataaacacatgagaaatgaaatgatggtagagccaactgggatctcggaaaaaatccgagccccagatgggattcgaacccacgacccacATTCAATACCCACATTTtacccttgctcgccatagagtctccagtagctcagtggttagagcatccgactagatcacggagggtcttgggttcgaatcccatcttgggctcggatttttttcgagatcccagttggttctaccatcatttcatttctcatgtgtttatcattctcacatttttttccctgtcggtaaaagtcttacctgtcactcccctggtaagtggtgtctttgtgcatagagccttccgCGCGTAGTTTCTTAGGATcaagagggtagtggaactgcgtagatttctctggtggacacagtagaatcattaacttagcctgcaacggcgtcgaaagtcatgtaacgcgaatggcgttttagtggatccttaaacaaaatatacccttatggagctcaataatggcaagtcaattggatatacaggcggtgaaatcttaaaagcgacgagtagtggacttcgacaacaatctatcgcccgtcgagacgaaatcaaagtgagctgtatttacctgaagtacatagtaatttgacacgattgagtttcttgtcttcacgcacgcaacgaaataggaagaggttttcgcctctaagagcaaatatgttgtttctttcaataaaattttcaaaacttgCGGGAAACAAGTGAACGCTTCTAAGCGCGTaatcaaacaaacatatttcaacTCAATGGCTCTTTAACTACGCAAATGTTTAATAAAAAGGTTTTAAAGCCGGTTTATGTTCACAAGAATAAAGCCGTGGATGGCGTGGGAGAgagaggagagagagagagagattgggGAGAGTGAAACGAACATTTTCAAGCCGAATCAAACAATTCATCTTAGATCAAAAGTCACATTATCTGCTTTTGgtaatttgtaaatacatttcAGATCTATTTTACAAAGTattttggacgttggcgaactgacatataagcgttggcgaattgacattagacgttggcgaatagacttcatacgttggcgaacaggtcgttggcgaactgacacgttggcgaaacgaccggttaccatATCATggtgtgtattgaattttcgagcttaaggtttaaatgtgatatgggagaagttttttagtattgctctgtaagcagaaagggttcacaggcctgttggaagcgtgcttgagtttcaacaaaatgagccccaaaatcagtgaaaaattgtgacgcagatgaataataaagtagctgctatttccaaaatgatggaattacctggtgataaataacgtcgtacgcgtcttggagagtaaattttgactttgcataaacaagagttgggcgattgtgatctttgttttgacttcgctcatttcattgtcaaactttataacacttgattgacagaaaaagaaactttcaaaaacccggtatcttgccatcatttgacacagatacttcactgtttggcgagtaaacacgccgcggtattaaacttaatcacggcgcccgctgaattccggcatgtcactttcgattttgcgatttatttgaacgtagaaaaatctcccaaaatgtttgtcgctggtcgtaacttttcata harbors:
- the LOC137976733 gene encoding uncharacterized protein, which translates into the protein MADRFKPPSLDWTTPGDIHKCFKLFQQKCELIFEGPLDKVEEAKKVRLLLLWIGDKGLEIYNTTTWASDGDNLKIDPVMAALEAYTKPQSNHFLARYQLRCLKQGDRPLEEFVTEARLFIEDGGYDPAAKENTLRDTLLFGVASDKVRKDAIALGNKLTFKQVYDLAKVEESTKAHMKIICKSVEKSDLHAVEREPARSIKNTFTHQTPYRDHNQRDPTGGKSGRFQFRSKGCFRCGNAHDKSASCPAKNSKCKHCGKTGHYARVCMQQRLQKVHQIVSSIEYQGQDIHLEDEYPFHNGYTYAYEESSEEESSDTEPITVFLGTLTLTKDQQTQEISLNALDSHPDKIYVKAKINERHSMSLNVNTGADACVITTTDLQHFPFPISIPPCSNVLTGYGGSEIENLGVATLKVSFKDKSADIRFNIVEVQGSPSMLGCRQCQDLGIISTNIDEVKNIPPTKTETEAQCGQLYNLTVMEEYQYCFDKLGSFPGEKYHIQLIDHPVPVIHPPRTVPVHILPLYKEELDNMIANDVITAVTGPTDWVNSIVCNIKETPEGKNKIRLCLDPKDLNKSIRREHYYTRTIDELLPQLHGKKFFSVVDTKKGYWHVALDHESSLLCTFNTPFGWYRFKRLPFGVKLSQDIFQRKLYEVYRGIPNVMGIADDIVVCGSTAAEHDQAFCEMLKATRKHNVQANTSRLLRTHSDRDWDPTSERKT